A single Phragmites australis chromosome 4, lpPhrAust1.1, whole genome shotgun sequence DNA region contains:
- the LOC133915768 gene encoding protein AMEIOTIC 1-like has product MAGRVPEGSTHRFRRRHNADGAMEYWLEPAELAEVRREAGVSDPYWMPPPGWKPGDDVSPVAGDLLVKRQVQELAEEVKCVKRHMEQLLDKDGNFDAERAYSSLKEKYKSVVKVNENLEKQVFSLKDMYENVVQMNGELMKEVLSIKDKYQYIVDKNDKLGEQITSLSSSFLSFKDQLPLPLNMERAHQVEVAPSDGNREAFPGTAMYMACGDQISQQADGAVVQGGPESSERTARKSSFRICKPQGTFLWPSMASGMTISGGDSSSCPTAAGPGSGLPRSTSCPSSAGPGLPRSSRAPFEAAAASSGLDERVMLGALSTPPSASSTNTAAAKLQLPLPSPRSLLQPQQLFATTAAGFSTLPVMQPFSGMTLRHVDSSSAHCGASLLEGKRAMFDADASGISVVGTELALATPSSC; this is encoded by the exons ATGGCCGGCCGGGTGCCGGAAGGCAGCACTCACCGGTTCCGTCGCCGGCACAACGCGGATGGTGCCATGGAGTACTGGCTGGAGCCGGCCGAACTTGCTGAGGTACGGCGAGAGGCCGGTGTTTCTGATCCATACTGGATGCCGCCGCCGGGATGGAAGCCAGGTGATGACGTGTCCCCCGTTGCCGGCGACCTACTGGTTAAGAGGCAGGTCCAGGAGCTCGCCGAGGAGGTCAAATGCGTAAAAAG GCACATGGAGCAGTTACTGGACAAGGATGGGAACTTCGATGCAGAGAGAGCTTACAGTTCATTGAAG GAGAAGTACAAGAGTGTTGTCAAGGTTAACGAAAATCTTGAGAAGCAGGTGTTCTCTTTGAAG GACATGTACGAGAATGTGGTTCAGATGAATGGTGAGCTGATGAAGGAGGTGTTATCCATCAAG GACAAGTACCAGTATATTGTTGATAAGAATGACAAGCTAGGGGAGCAGATTACATCTCTCTCCAGCTCCTTCCTTTCTTTCAAG GATCAGCTGCCACTGCCGCTGAATATGGAAAGAGCTCATCAGGTGGAAGTGGCTCCCAGTGACGGCAATCGAGAAGCTTTTCCTGGCACAGCAATGTACATGGCTTGTGGTGACCAGATTAGCCAGCAGGCAGATGGCGCCGTCGTCCAAGGCGGTCCGGAGTCTTCGGAAAGGACGGCGAGGAAGAGCAGCTTCCGAATCTGCAAGCCACAGGGCACGTTCCTGTGGCCAAGCATGGCTTCCGGCATGACCATCAGCGGCGGAGACAGCAGCAGCTGCCCGACAGCCGCTGGGCCAGGGTCCGGGCTCCCTCGCAGCACCAGTTGCCCCAGTAGTGCTGGGCCAGGGCTCCCGCGGTCGTCGCGAGCCCCGTTTGAGGCAGCGGCCGCGTCGTCCGGCCTGGATGAGCGCGTGATGCTTGGCGCCCTCTCCACACCGCCCTCGGCGTCGTCCACCAACACCGCCGCAGCCAAGCTGCAGCTGCCCCTGCCCAGCCCGAGGTCGCTCCTCCAGCCACAACAGCTGTTTGCTACTACTGCTGCCGGGTTTAGCACCCTCCCGGTGATGCAGCCTTTCTCCGGCATGACTCTACGCCATGTG
- the LOC133915769 gene encoding protein AMEIOTIC 1-like, with the protein MQMDAEMVQASPALAADLQNSPTKPQVSKYYYKKGTRSHTRNGKDDTNYDSRIQPRSPLSRQSLTYATPTYHTGAFYEIDHEKLPPKSPIHLKSIRVVKVSECTNLDVTVKFPSLLALRSFFSSCPASGTGPELDECFVMSSNHAARILRRRVAEEELEGEVHQDSFWLVKPRLYNFAASQQAQPRAASPPVESCLLTTLKCDGTGWGMRRRVRYIGRHPDDAPKEASVDGYDTEASIREEQRRPATREVTKSARNCKRKREAEESSMEKHRDEGKKNKKVQGHSKKSSKKEKKRTVESNDGDPRRGKDRWSAERYTAAERSLLDIMRSRGARFSAPVMRQDLRQEARKHIGDTGLLDHLLKHMAGRVPEGSTHRFRRRHNADGAMEYWLEPAELAEVRREAGVSDPYWMPPPGWKPGDDVSPVAGDLLVKRQVQELAEEVKCVKRHMEQLLDKDGNFDAERAYSSLKEKYKSVVKVNENLEKQVFSLKDMYENVVQMNGELMKEVLSIKDKYQYIVDKNDKLGEQITSLSSSFLSFKDQLPLPLNMERAHQVEVAPSDGSREAFPGTAMYMASGDQISQQADGAVVQGGPESSERTARKSSFRIYKPQGTFLWPSMASGMTISGGDSSSCPTAAGPGSGLPRSTSCPSSAGPGLPRSSRAPFEAAAASSGLDERVMLGALSTPPSASSTNAVAAKLQLPLPSPRSPLQPQQLFATTAAGFSTLPVMQPFSGMTLRHVDTSSAHCGASLLEGKRAMFDADAGGISVVGTELALATPSSC; encoded by the exons ATGCAGATGGACGCAGAGATGGTGCAGGCGTCTCCTGCGCTCGCGGCTGATCTGCAGAACTCGCCCACG AAGCCACAGGTGAGCAAGTACTACTACAAAAAGGGAACCAGAAGCCACACCAGAAATGGCAAGGATGATACCAACTACGACTCCAGGATCCAACCCAGGTCGCCCTTGAGCAGACAGAGCCTGACCTACGCCACCCCCACCTACCACACTG GAGCCTTCTACGAGATCGACCACGAGAAGCTGCCCCCCAAATCCCCAATCCATCTGAAATCCATACGAGTGGTAAAG GTGAGCGAGTGCACGAACCTGGACGTCACGGTGAAATTTCCGTCCCTCCTGGCGCTACgcagcttcttctcctcctgccCGGCGTCAGGCACCGGACCGGAGCTCGACGAGTGCTTCGTTATGAGCAGCAATCACGCCGCGCGCATCTTGCGCCGCCGGGTGGCCGAGGAGGAGCTTGAGGGCGAGGTGCACCAGGACAGCTTCTGGCTCGTCAAGCCCCGCCTCTACAACTTCGCCGCGTCCCAGCAGGCTCAGCCACGGGCTGCGTCGCCGCCAGTAGAGTCCTGCCTGCTCACCACCTTGAAGTGCGATGGCACCGGGTGGGGCATGAGGCGCCGTGTCAGGTACATTGGCCGGCATCCTGATGATGCTCCCAAGGAGGCTAGCGTCGATGGCTACGACACGGAGGCCAGCATCAGGGAGGAGCAGCGGCGTCCAGCAACGCGGGAAGTTACGAAGAGCGCAAGAAACTGTAAAAGGAAGCGGGAGGCAGAAGAGAGCAGCATGGAGAAGCACAGAGACGAGggcaagaagaataagaaggttCAGGGCCACAGCAAGAAGAGttccaagaaggagaagaagcgcacCGTGGAGTCCAACGACGGTGACCCTCGTCGCGGCAAGGACCGGTGGTCAGCCGAGCGCTACACCGCAGCAGAGAGGAGCCTGCTCGACATCATGCGCTCCCGCGGTGCCCGCTTCAGCGCGCCGGTGATGCGGCAGGACCTGCGGCAGGAAGCCCGTAAGCACATCGGCGACACCGGTCTCCTTGACCACCTGCTGAAGCACATGGCCGGCCGGGTGCCGGAAGGCAGCACTCACCGGTTCCGTCGCCGGCACAACGCGGATGGTGCCATGGAGTACTGGCTGGAGCCGGCCGAACTTGCTGAGGTACGGCGAGAGGCCGGTGTTTCTGATCCATACTGGATGCCGCCGCCGGGATGGAAGCCAGGTGATGACGTGTCCCCCGTTGCCGGCGACCTACTGGTTAAGAGGCAGGTCCAGGAGCTCGCCGAGGAGGTCAAATGCGTAAAAAG GCACATGGAGCAGTTACTGGACAAGGATGGGAACTTCGATGCAGAGAGAGCTTACAGTTCATTGAAG GAGAAGTACAAGAGTGTTGTCAAGGTTAACGAAAATCTTGAGAAGCAGGTGTTCTCTTTGAAG GACATGTACGAGAATGTGGTTCAGATGAATGGTGAGCTGATGAAGGAGGTGTTATCCATCAAG GACAAGTACCAGTATATTGTTGATAAGAATGACAAGCTAGGGGAGCAGATTACATCTCTCTCCAGCTCCTTCCTTTCTTTCAAG GATCAGCTGCCACTGCCGCTGAATATGGAAAGAGCTCATCAGGTGGAAGTGGCTCCCAGTGACGGCAGTCGAGAAGCTTTTCCTGGCACAGCAATGTACATGGCTTCTGGTGACCAGATTAGCCAGCAGGCAGATGGCGCCGTCGTCCAAGGCGGTCCGGAGTCTTCGGAAAGGACGGCGAGGAAGAGCAGCTTCCGAATCTACAAGCCACAGGGCACGTTCCTGTGGCCAAGCATGGCTTCCGGCATGACCATCAGCGGCGGAGACAGCAGCAGCTGCCCGACAGCCGCTGGGCCAGGGTCCGGGCTCCCTCGCAGCACCAGTTGCCCCAGTAGTGCCGGGCCAGGGCTCCCGCGGTCGTCGCGAGCCCCGTTTGAGGCAGCGGCCGCGTCGTCCGGCCTGGATGAGCGCGTGATGCTTGGCGCCCTCTCCACACCGCCCTCGGCGTCGTCCACCAACGCCGTCGCAGCCAAGCTGCAGCTGCCCCTGCCCAGCCCGAGGTCGCCCCTCCAGCCACAACAGCTGTTTGCTACTACTGCTGCCGGGTTTAGCACCCTCCCAGTGATGCAGCCTTTCTCCGGCATGACTCTACGCCATGTG GACACCTCGTCCGCGCACTGCGGTGCCAGCCTGCTGGAGGGGAAGAGGGCCATGTTCGATGCAGACGCTGGCGGGATCAGTGTGGTGGGCACTGAACTGGCCCTGGCTACTCCCTCCTCCTGCTGA